A DNA window from Syntrophales bacterium contains the following coding sequences:
- the casA gene encoding type I-E CRISPR-associated protein Cse1/CasA, with protein MQFNLIDEPWIPVRRQDGTKTKIAPYEVSGQFKENPVMSLDAPRPDFNGALIQFLIGLVQTVAAPQNRAEWHKRLIEPPSPEELKAAFSSVHHAFEFGGDGPRFMQDYESIAADDSDVDGLFIETPGQNALVNNTDHFIKRHTVSGLCPSCCATALFAFQTNAPAGGQGYMTSLRGGGPLTTLVVGDNHHNTLWQLIYLNVLEKGIFNGTSGNPNLLEDKYKFPWLAKTRNGKRRKGGVIYGEDTTPEDANPVIMFWAMPRRIRLNLGSLSESACDICGSYSNTIIHTYKEIPGGASCNGWLHPLSPYYEQTKKGEKSILPVHAQPSGLTYRHWLGFVIHDDNEKKMPARIVHEYYERWRSGWQFRLWAFGYDMDNMKARCWYESTMPLFCVDNTVRPDYEERAAGMVKAATEIASNTRSALKKAWFRRPSDAKGDTTFVDNSFWQGTEAEFYLALNDLISALNTGNDIKEISRQWFSILCIRSLKIFDDYAWEGPIEDADPKRVVIARKELEQYNRGKKIKELLGIPVEKTTPDKKPKQRKTRD; from the coding sequence ATGCAGTTTAATCTGATTGATGAGCCATGGATACCTGTAAGAAGACAAGATGGGACAAAAACCAAAATAGCACCCTACGAAGTTTCAGGTCAGTTCAAAGAAAATCCTGTCATGTCGCTTGACGCACCACGGCCGGACTTTAATGGTGCGTTGATTCAATTTCTGATTGGTCTTGTCCAGACGGTTGCAGCGCCGCAAAATCGTGCAGAATGGCACAAGAGACTTATTGAGCCCCCATCTCCGGAGGAATTGAAAGCAGCCTTCTCATCGGTGCATCATGCCTTTGAGTTTGGTGGAGATGGGCCTAGATTTATGCAGGATTACGAGAGTATTGCTGCCGACGATAGTGATGTTGATGGTTTATTTATAGAGACACCTGGTCAAAATGCTCTGGTAAATAATACGGATCACTTCATAAAGCGTCATACAGTATCTGGTCTTTGCCCAAGCTGTTGCGCCACAGCTCTCTTTGCATTTCAAACCAACGCACCAGCTGGCGGTCAGGGCTATATGACATCTTTGCGTGGCGGGGGGCCTTTGACAACTCTCGTTGTTGGCGATAACCATCACAATACCTTATGGCAACTTATATATTTGAATGTGCTAGAAAAAGGAATATTTAATGGTACGTCTGGAAATCCGAATCTTCTTGAAGATAAATATAAATTCCCATGGCTGGCTAAAACAAGAAACGGAAAAAGAAGAAAAGGTGGTGTCATTTACGGAGAAGATACAACGCCTGAAGATGCGAATCCGGTAATTATGTTTTGGGCCATGCCTCGACGCATCAGGTTAAATTTAGGATCGCTATCAGAAAGCGCCTGCGACATTTGTGGAAGCTATTCCAACACCATAATTCATACCTATAAGGAAATACCGGGGGGTGCAAGTTGCAATGGGTGGCTTCATCCTCTATCCCCATACTATGAACAAACAAAGAAAGGTGAAAAAAGCATTTTGCCCGTTCATGCGCAACCCAGCGGATTGACTTATAGACATTGGCTTGGCTTTGTCATTCATGACGACAACGAGAAAAAGATGCCCGCACGCATTGTCCATGAGTATTACGAACGCTGGAGAAGTGGATGGCAGTTCCGTTTATGGGCGTTTGGTTATGATATGGATAACATGAAAGCACGTTGCTGGTACGAATCAACTATGCCCTTGTTTTGTGTGGATAATACCGTCCGTCCTGATTATGAGGAAAGAGCAGCGGGCATGGTGAAGGCAGCCACAGAGATTGCCAGCAATACGCGGAGTGCTCTTAAAAAAGCGTGGTTTCGGCGGCCAAGTGACGCCAAAGGAGACACAACATTTGTTGACAATAGCTTTTGGCAGGGAACAGAAGCCGAGTTTTATTTGGCGTTAAATGATTTAATATCTGCACTGAATACAGGAAACGACATAAAGGAAATAAGCAGACAATGGTTTTCTATCCTTTGTATTCGTTCATTAAAAATATTTGATGATTACGCATGGGAAGGGCCTATCGAAGATGCAGACCCTAAACGGGTTGTCATAGCTCGCAAAGAATTAGAACAATACAACAGGGGCAAGAAGATCAAGGAGCTTCTCGGCATTCCAGTCGAAAAGACGACACCCGACAAAAAACCGAAACAAAGAAAGACAAGAGACTGA
- a CDS encoding 2Fe-2S iron-sulfur cluster-binding protein gives MVTIHIDGRTVKAAEGTTVLQQARELNIPIPTLCHNENLSPFGACRLCTVEVKTNGKWQLAASCTTPVNEGMEIRTGSEAIAENRKLAASLLYRKYPGTEAVRAMAASLGVEVPREEGTDHDCILCGLCVRACREIVGVSALTFEDRGLNRAIDEPAIIFDPRACIGCGSCVVVCPTGYVKMEEDGDRRIIWNKVFKMVPCAECGRYFAPEEQLAWISKKTGVPFTELTTCTSCR, from the coding sequence ATGGTTACCATACACATAGACGGGCGCACGGTCAAGGCGGCGGAAGGTACAACGGTACTGCAGCAGGCACGGGAGCTGAACATACCGATTCCGACCCTGTGCCATAACGAAAACCTCAGTCCCTTCGGTGCCTGCCGGCTCTGCACGGTTGAAGTGAAAACCAACGGCAAATGGCAGCTTGCGGCATCCTGCACCACGCCGGTGAACGAAGGCATGGAAATACGAACCGGATCGGAGGCAATCGCGGAGAACCGCAAACTGGCGGCATCCCTTCTGTACCGGAAATATCCCGGTACCGAGGCGGTTCGGGCCATGGCGGCATCTCTGGGCGTGGAAGTGCCCCGAGAAGAGGGAACCGACCACGACTGTATACTCTGCGGGCTCTGTGTCCGCGCCTGCCGGGAAATCGTTGGAGTGTCGGCGCTTACCTTCGAAGACCGCGGCCTCAACCGCGCCATAGATGAACCGGCCATCATCTTCGACCCCAGGGCCTGCATCGGCTGCGGCTCCTGTGTCGTCGTCTGCCCGACGGGCTACGTGAAGATGGAAGAAGACGGCGACCGGAGAATCATCTGGAACAAGGTATTCAAAATGGTTCCCTGTGCCGAATGCGGACGCTACTTCGCGCCGGAAGAACAGCTCGCGTGGATATCAAAAAAGACAGGCGTTCCCTTCACCGAACTCACTACCTGCACGAGCTGTCGGTAA
- a CDS encoding 3'-5' exonuclease — translation MIDAACIDVETTGLDPRRGHRIIEVGVVLIQDRSSVQEYQSLVKTAHPISKTATRVHRITNEILIEQPGPEDVFPTLRKLIDGRVLVAHNAKFDISFLRQEFARLGMTLNNTFICTLETSRRRFPNLANHKLETIYRHLVGPIPRTTQRHRALADARMVAAVWMAMEKT, via the coding sequence ATGATCGATGCAGCCTGTATTGACGTAGAGACAACCGGCCTTGATCCACGGAGGGGCCACCGCATCATTGAGGTCGGGGTTGTTTTGATACAGGATCGAAGTAGTGTGCAGGAATATCAGAGCCTCGTCAAAACGGCGCATCCCATAAGCAAAACGGCCACCCGTGTTCACAGGATTACCAATGAGATCCTGATTGAGCAACCAGGACCGGAAGACGTATTTCCGACATTGCGAAAACTTATTGATGGCCGAGTGCTGGTGGCACACAACGCCAAATTCGACATTTCCTTTCTGCGACAAGAATTTGCCCGATTAGGTATGACACTGAACAACACATTCATCTGTACGCTGGAAACAAGCCGCAGGCGCTTCCCTAACTTGGCGAACCATAAACTGGAAACAATATACCGCCATCTTGTGGGACCAATACCGCGGACAACACAAAGACACCGGGCGCTCGCCGACGCCCGCATGGTGGCCGCTGTCTGGATGGCGATGGAGAAAACATGA
- the cas3 gene encoding CRISPR-associated helicase Cas3', whose product MTETTPSYYQYWGKVDTETGSYHLLPYHCLDVAAVGHSLLLNSPALRQKIATITGLEEKICIHWLIMGLALHDIGKFSETFQNLRPDILKQLQGITSNKEYTVRHDSLGYLFLKSFVENGNPLLHEDPERSLEEWQDVIMSIAKSFTGHHGVPPQLRGLNGMPLNYHRFFGEADSAAAASFIKDIDSIGNALPDTFALPSPYDLEGILKKASWLVAGFTVLCDWIGSNSEWFRYTATQVSLQEYWETIALPQSEFAIRASGISTGSPLVDQPVFSGLFPSIPVPTPLQAFVDQCPTGNSPHLFILEDITGSGKTEAALLLAGRLMAAGQGNGLFVALPTMATSNAMYGRLTNVYRRLFKAETRPSLVLAHSARHLSDTFMSTIGGQNNYTEDEETATAQCSSWLADNRKKAQLADVGVGTLDQALLAILPARFQSLRLFGLVNHILIIDEVHAYDPYMNKLLQNLLTFHAALGGSAILLSATLPAHTRRGFINAFANGCDDHQRLEQKIRAYPMITSYTKETGLCETPIESMPQRRCSVKVLLIDEEVEIINRIVEAIEKGHCVCWIRNTVYDALDGYERLKRKVHKNSVMLFHARFTLGDRLDIENEALRAFGKTSTESMRRGKVLVATQVVEQSLDLDFDLLITDLAPMDLLIQRGGRLHRHARDEKGNPIQEGPDRRESPCMIIYGPWPEENADSDWFKSFFPKAAFVYPSHGCLWLSAKLLSEKKHLTMPDDARMLIEAAFSESAETIPESLQHRDQQAEAKWQADKTLAHINMLKLDEGYEATVTQWREDMKTPTRLGAMETAVRLACWDGAKLTPWYPHKRFPWDMSQVNIRSSLVNEEVIHDGVLGEKVASLKDVLPDKGKWTILVVLQQNVDGHWRGKALNKKNETVLLEYSRLAGAKLINEGGINAV is encoded by the coding sequence ATGACAGAAACAACACCTTCTTATTACCAGTATTGGGGAAAAGTGGACACTGAGACAGGGAGCTATCATCTCCTGCCTTATCATTGCTTGGATGTGGCGGCGGTTGGGCATTCTCTTTTATTAAACAGTCCTGCGTTGCGGCAGAAAATTGCCACAATCACCGGTCTTGAGGAAAAGATCTGTATTCATTGGCTAATAATGGGTCTTGCACTTCATGACATTGGCAAGTTTTCAGAAACGTTCCAGAATTTGCGTCCTGATATATTAAAGCAGTTACAGGGCATTACGAGCAATAAGGAATATACCGTCCGACATGACAGCTTAGGTTATCTCTTTCTTAAATCATTCGTAGAGAACGGAAATCCTTTGTTGCATGAAGATCCAGAAAGATCGCTGGAAGAATGGCAAGATGTCATCATGTCAATTGCCAAATCATTTACCGGACATCACGGAGTGCCCCCGCAACTGAGGGGTTTAAATGGCATGCCTCTGAATTATCACCGTTTTTTTGGGGAAGCAGATTCTGCAGCAGCCGCAAGTTTTATTAAAGACATTGATTCAATAGGCAATGCTCTGCCTGACACATTTGCCCTTCCCTCGCCATATGATCTTGAAGGGATTCTGAAAAAAGCCTCTTGGTTAGTCGCCGGTTTTACTGTGCTGTGCGACTGGATCGGATCAAATAGTGAGTGGTTTCGATACACTGCTACGCAGGTCAGTTTGCAAGAATATTGGGAGACCATCGCTTTGCCGCAGTCTGAGTTTGCTATTCGAGCATCCGGCATCAGTACCGGCAGCCCGTTAGTAGACCAGCCCGTCTTTTCTGGACTGTTCCCATCCATTCCAGTCCCCACGCCATTGCAGGCTTTTGTCGATCAGTGCCCGACTGGAAATTCGCCGCATTTGTTTATCCTTGAAGATATAACCGGATCCGGGAAAACAGAGGCTGCTCTGCTTCTGGCGGGACGTTTGATGGCCGCAGGACAAGGCAACGGACTATTTGTGGCACTCCCGACAATGGCCACATCAAATGCAATGTATGGAAGGCTCACCAACGTCTATCGGCGGCTGTTTAAGGCAGAGACTCGTCCTTCACTGGTACTTGCCCACAGCGCCCGTCATCTTTCCGATACCTTCATGTCAACAATTGGCGGCCAGAATAACTATACCGAAGACGAAGAAACTGCCACTGCGCAATGCTCATCATGGCTTGCCGACAACCGAAAGAAGGCCCAATTAGCTGACGTGGGCGTCGGGACGCTCGATCAAGCATTGCTGGCAATCCTACCTGCCCGTTTTCAATCTTTAAGACTGTTCGGTTTGGTCAATCATATTCTTATCATTGATGAGGTCCATGCCTATGATCCATACATGAACAAATTGTTGCAAAACCTGTTGACCTTTCATGCGGCTCTTGGAGGAAGCGCAATTCTGCTTTCGGCAACACTGCCAGCACACACGCGGCGTGGCTTCATTAACGCTTTTGCTAATGGTTGTGACGATCATCAACGGCTAGAACAAAAAATTAGAGCCTATCCGATGATCACTTCCTACACAAAAGAAACGGGCCTTTGTGAAACACCCATCGAATCAATGCCACAACGCCGATGTAGTGTAAAGGTTTTACTCATTGACGAAGAAGTCGAAATCATAAATCGGATTGTTGAAGCAATAGAAAAAGGACATTGCGTCTGCTGGATCAGGAACACGGTATATGATGCATTAGACGGGTATGAAAGACTAAAAAGGAAAGTGCATAAAAATAGCGTGATGCTGTTTCATGCACGTTTTACCTTAGGAGATCGTCTCGATATAGAGAATGAAGCTTTAAGAGCATTTGGGAAAACAAGCACAGAGTCGATGCGCAGAGGTAAGGTTCTGGTTGCAACACAGGTCGTCGAACAGTCGCTTGATCTGGATTTTGATCTGCTGATTACTGATCTTGCACCTATGGATTTGCTGATTCAAAGGGGTGGGAGATTGCACCGCCATGCCCGCGACGAGAAAGGCAACCCCATACAGGAAGGCCCTGATCGGCGCGAATCACCCTGCATGATAATATATGGACCTTGGCCGGAAGAAAACGCAGACAGTGACTGGTTCAAATCTTTTTTCCCCAAGGCGGCGTTTGTTTATCCTAGTCATGGCTGTCTTTGGCTGTCCGCAAAGCTCCTGTCAGAGAAAAAACATCTCACGATGCCTGACGATGCCAGAATGTTGATTGAAGCCGCCTTTTCCGAAAGCGCAGAAACGATACCTGAATCGCTCCAGCACCGTGATCAGCAGGCGGAGGCAAAATGGCAAGCGGATAAAACGCTTGCGCATATTAATATGCTTAAACTGGATGAGGGTTACGAAGCTACTGTGACCCAGTGGCGGGAAGACATGAAGACGCCCACGCGTCTGGGTGCTATGGAAACTGCCGTGCGACTGGCCTGCTGGGATGGTGCAAAGCTAACACCGTGGTATCCGCATAAAAGATTCCCGTGGGATATGAGTCAAGTTAATATCCGCAGCAGTTTGGTTAATGAAGAAGTTATACATGATGGCGTATTGGGTGAGAAAGTAGCCAGTTTGAAAGACGTGCTGCCGGACAAGGGCAAGTGGACGATTCTTGTTGTCCTTCAGCAAAACGTTGACGGTCACTGGCGCGGCAAGGCGCTGAACAAGAAAAATGAGACCGTGTTGCTGGAATACAGTCGGTTGGCCGGAGCGAAGCTTATTAACGAAGGAGGAATAAATGCAGTTTAA